GCACCAATGTCTTAATACGGACTGCCCCACAGTTCAGAGTCCAACAACTCAGCCCTCAGATCTCGACATCACTTTCTTTATCATTATCGTGGTCACCATCATAGAACTCATTAGAAGCCTCAGGCCTGAAAGACAGACAAGAACATAAGGACAGGCAGCCTTTTCCAGCATTTTCAGAAGAGCAGAGCTTGTCTGGACACATGCATGAGAACACGTTGCtagaaagaggggagggagggactcATCTCCTCACTTAGCAGACATGGGATATGACCTCTGAGGCATGTAACCATGTGCTAGTAGAGAAGTTTCTCTGGAATCAAAAGGGATGCAATATCTACTCTGGGATGTGGACAGTCCCCACCATATCTCCCCTCACTGGGATGGGGTGAACAGGACAGAGGAGCCCCTTTCCCAGCTCATCAGAACAAGGAGAACAGGAGGCCAAGTACCTGTTGTAGTTCTCCTCAGAGCCTCTCTCCTCTGGATCAGGTTCGTCTGCACGGTCATAACTGAGCAGGTCAGAAGGAACATCATGGATCTGGACACTGGGAGCATGGTTCAGCATTTTCAGATTCTCAGATATTGTCTGTCTGATTTGATCCAAGTACTGGTTAGGAACAGAAGGAGCAGATCAGCTTAGCTAGACTGAAGAGACAGTACAGATTACTGGCATTAACACCTGCCTGCACCATGCATGCCCTAAGGCCATGCAAATACCATCAATGCAAATGGCTTTAAACTGTAGCATAGAGCATAACATACTCAACATAGGcactgagggtttgtctacacttaaaaggatgcagctgtgccactgtagtgcttcagcaaAGAAACTATCTACaccaacaggagggcttctcccattgctgtaggtCAGTAGTTCTCAATCAGAGGTACGTGCACCCCTAGGGGTTtccagaggtcttccaaggggtacatatCAACTCATccggatatttgcctagttttacaacagactacataaaatgcactgctgaagtcagtgcaaactaaaatttcaatggcttgtttatactgctctatatactatacactaaaatgtaagtacaatatttatattccaattgatttagtttataattatatggtaaaatgagaaagtaaacattttttcagtaagaatgtgctgtgacacttctgcatttttgtgtctgattttgagtTCTGtaataagcaagtagtttaaatgaggtgaaacttggggtacacaagacaaatcatgACTcatgaaaggagtacagtagtctggaaaggttaagaGCCACTGCCATAGTGGTTATCCACAGCCCTGAGAAGCAGTAGCTACGTCAATGGGAGACTTCTCCTGTCAATCAGCgctagtctacactgggagttaggtcagtgtaactgcaTTGCTGAATGACCTAGTTATATCGACATAAGTCTGACATAAGACCAAGCCTAAGACTCAGGGCAGTTGCTTCAGAAGTGGAAAAGAAATTGTAAGAGGACCTTCAAATTTCTCATATATGAAATATCTTTGGAGAGCTCCCTACATCTCAAAGATGCTGTGAGGTTGCAAACATAGGTGCCCACTCCACGGAGAAAAACtgatgggtgcttagcacccaccagcagccaagtttCCCTCCTACCAGCGGCCCCCGCCAATCAACTCCTCCAACAACTCCAGAACAGTCAggcgtgcaggaggcgctggaaaGGCAGGGGAGAAGCGGGGACGGGGCACgatcaggggaggggcagaaagaggaagggaagaggtgtggtgaggatggagcaggggtgggaagaggcagggtaaatTAGAAGCCGGCACCTGTGGCTGCAAAGAAGAAAGCATGTTGTCCAACACTGGGATGACCAGGAAAGCCtcttgttgccctgccctgacaaGTTTTTCCTGGGTGAGCTGCTGGCTGAACTCCACCTGGTTTCATAGGATCTAGCATCAAGCACAGACCTTTTCTTTTCAGACTACATCACATGGCTATGTTAGCTGATGCAGAGTAGCATGTCCAGGACAAAGCCAGAACCACTCACCTGTCTAGTGTTCTGGTTCTCAATTCTTGTACTGACATCTGGGTGGAGGGTAAAGTCTGGAGCAAAGTACTCGAAGTATTCTGCAAGGGAACCAGTAAAGAGTTAAAGAACAGGGGCAAGGGGAGTTTGAAACTAGTTTTTCTGAAACACTGTTCTGCAGAGATGGGAACAGCCTACCCTACACCATGCTAGCTGTCACCATACCATCAAGAGCACAGTGAGAGCCAACTCCATCATCATGAGGAGTACGCTGCCAGAAAGAAAAGAGAACGCAACAGGAACATTGTGTAAAGAATTTAGAACACGAGACTGTAATGCAGATATGTCTGTCCAGTGAGGCCCACCACAGATGGGGGATGTGTACAGTAGGAAGCAAGAAAGAACAGGAACACCTGGGTTAGGATCAGAAGATACTACTGCTTTGGCCCCACTCTGGTTAACATTAATTAACGTAGGTGTGGAATCCAGCTAAAGTCCCTGAAGCATTAGAACACAGAAGCACATTGGCTAAATTTATGAAAAGAATGTTGAAACTCACATTTATTTATTCCAAGGCtaaaaggaaccattgtgatcaactagtccaggggttctcagactgggggtcgggacttctgagggggtcacgaggttattacatgggggttcgtgagctgtcagcctccatcccaaactccgctttgcctccaacatttcaaatagtgttaaatatataaaaaagtggttttaatttagaagggggtggggggtttacACTCAGTGGCTTGCtatgtgaatggggtcaccagtacaagtttgagaaccactgaactaatctgacctgctgtataacaaCACAGGTCAGAGActttcctaaaataattcctaaagcagctcttttagaaaaacattcaatcttgatatATAAATTGCCAGTGACGGAGAATCAACCATAACTCTGGCAAATTGTTCTAATgattaattactttcactgttaaaaaattataccttatttccaatctgaatttgtctcatttcaacttccagccactggatggtGTTATACCTTtcactgctagactgaagagcccattatcaaatatctgAACATAACCtgcaggtacttatagactgtaatcaagtcatccattaaccttctctttgttaagataaatagactgagctctgagggtacgtccagactacccactgtattggcgggtagcgatcggtatatcacgtctagatgagacgtgacaTATCGATCCTCAAACGtgctcccgttgactccggaactccaccggagcgagcggcggtaccggagtcgacgggggagccgcggacatcgatcccacgccgtgaggacttgaggtaaatcgatctaagacacttcgacttcagctacgctattcatgtagctgaagttgcgtatcttagatcgataccccccCAGTGTAGAACAGCCCAGactctgtcactataaggcaggtctTCTAATCCTTTTAGtcgttcttgtggctcttctcagaactctctccaatttatcaacctccttcttgaattgtgaacacGAGAGCTGTATACAGGATTCCAGCAGTCattacaccagtgccaaatacagagataaaataacccctTTACAATtattcaagattcccctgtttaggcatccaagaatcacattaatcattttggtcacagcatcacactgggagctcatgttcagttgattatcccccacgaccctcaaatcttttccagtcactgcttcccaggatagagtccctcatcctgAAAATAtggcctacgttctttgttctagatgcatacatttacatttagtcatACTAAAATGCATgcttgcttgcacccagctttcCACGCAATCCAGAGCACTCTGTAACAGTGACCTCATCCTTTTCATTatctaccactcccccaatttgtgtgtgtCATCTCCAAAATTTCTcattgatgattttatgtttttttcccccaagtcattgataaaaatagtaAAATAGCATAGAACAgattcctgtgggaccccactggaaacacattcattcaatgatgattccccatttataattgagacctgtcagttagccagcttttattCCATTTAATGTATCTTACAttgattttatatctttctaatccaatgatactcagactgaggctcacaaGTTGCAAGTGGGCTCTTTAATATGTCTCCTGCGGCTTTTTGCAGcacattaaaacactgtgtgatttaattattaaccaatctaagttattaaccaagcaggatgcttttactatgttatcaATCAATTTTAATTGATacaatacttggtcagtcattttgatGTAAGAAATTATATATATGTATGATTAGAACAGTGATATTCAGGCCtctggttcaggagccaaattagcaatcagcattacccaaaagagccacagtcatgTGAGTTCATTATTTCATTTACGATAGTATTATCAATTCATATTTAAATGTGGAAATATTGGGAGGGGACGGACGGACAGTGGCTCCTTTGGGCAATGCTGATTGTTAATTTGGCTCCTGACTCAGAGGACTGAATAACACTGttctaatcaaaatgttgtgcattaccaagttacctttatcaaactgtaatctcattaaaaaaaaaaacaaattatgttAGTTTCACAGGATCTATTTTGCATAAACCTATGTTGATCGCCATTAATTATAATacctttctttaattctttattaaaatagtcccatatcagctgctctaATTTCTTGTCCGGGAgagatgtcagactgacaggggCCTATacttacccaggtcatcccactTACCctatttaaatattggcacaacatagTAATCTGTAACAAGATGACACTAACTCACCACTGTATGGGAGTTCCTCACTAATTGCTTCATCCACAAGCAGCGATGTTTCATAGGTCCTAAAAACACAGAACATTCTACTCAGTCCAGAAAAGATCGACTCTTCCCCCATTACCGGCAGTCAGCCTGAAACTCAATGCCAGTTACAGCTGCATAAAGGCCCAAAGGAGCACAAGCGTTGATAACCCTCACGCCATCTGCAACAAATAGGACATCCTCCAGCAAGCATGTGAAAGACTCACCAGCATCGTGCCACATTACGAACAGTATAGCCACCTCCTCCCAGCACCAGAAGGGGGATGTTGAAACTCTTTACATACTCCACACACTCCCTAAAAACCCAAAACAGAAGGGAAACCTGTGACTGTTAGCAGCTGATCTAAGCTCATCAATGCAGCACCATGCTCAACCCAGTAACATACCTAACTGTATGATACACAGAGTTCAGGGCTCCCATCAGTGAAACCCAAACCTTGCCCCGATGGGAGCTGTTCTCATGGCTTGAGAGAAATCTGAGCTCTGTGTTCATGCATTCTGGCAGAGCACTGCCAGAAGAAATGTTGCAAGATCCCAAATCTAGTCTGGGGAAATCTGCATCTGCAGAATCTTGCCCCTTATTAGCTCTTCTGAGGAGAGCCTCCTATCCCACAGGGAACTAGATTGCTCTCGTTGAGCTCAAGTCTCACACTGAAGGACCCAATGGATTCTTTCACTGACTGCAATGATGGTCCTTTAAATGTTCCATCCACACCCTTGCTAAACTTACCCATGTCCTCTTATACTGAGGTTAAAGCAACCCAGACGGTCACAACCCAGGGAGTCAGCACCGcactagggaagagaaagagaacaGCTGAGTCCTAGCTAAGAAGCATTATTCTCCAGATGCACATCCTAATAAGTCATCAGCATCCCACAGATATACCCACCTACCACAGAACCACAAGCAGCATTCCAGCGAGCCAGCACCCACCTGTCCATATTTCCCCAGGGAGCCACAGATGCACATACTGGAGAGTGCATACCTCCTATGCATTCCCTCTGCAACAGATGCACACAGACCTGCTCTCCTACCTGTAGCACTATGCATGTGGGCTGGTAGTAGTCCACCACTTGATTAATGACTGGCTGGAAGAGGTGTTTATAACCTTTAGAGACAAAGACAGATTGTCATCATGGCTCAAGAGGGCAAACAGGGTCATTGGGGCTCAGGGAAAGCATTCCACTTACTTTGGTCATCAATGCCATCCCGCAGTGGCACATTGAGGCAATAATAGCGGCCACTCTCTGCCCCAACCTCGTACATGTCACCTGGCAGAGGAAAGGAGGCAGAGTCACAGCACACAAGGATCAGCTCTGAAACTTCATAGGTGTGGGCAGTACAGACAACAGCAAATCAAGACTTCTGCCAAGGGACCCAACCATGGCATGGAGATCCTTTCCACCTACTCTGCAAACTACCACGGGACCCTATCCTTcactcagcctctccccactctCCAGAACTCCTTTCTTCAGTCATTCCTCTCTGAAACCAGAGCCCCAGAACCTCACACTACCATGGAACAGCAGTGATTGGGGCCTGAAATCTGCACTTCACTGCGGCAATGGAGATTCTGTACCTGTACCAGGGAAGAAGTAGTTCCCATATTTGTGAAAAGATACTGTCATGACACGGTCTGTCAAGTAAAAGGCCTCCTGAACACCATCTCCGTGATGAATATCAATGTCAATGTAGAGAACACGTGGGTGATACCTGCCAGAAACAGGAGACAAAGGCACATTACAGTCCACTGGTGCCATCCCAACTACAGCAACCACTCTGCTATGACTTCCTAAAATCTAACCTCCATAAAACAAGCCTGTAATATGTCAAAGGCCTTCTGGCTCAGCAAGCCCACCTGGTCCCCCTCTAGGGTCTCTGGAGAATATCTCTGTCATAAGCCCACAAGGTAATGTTTGTATAGAGTATCTTCCATACAAACAGTACCTTAAAATATTCTTGTCTGTTATATTAAGAGGCATGAACAAGGaacaacaggttttaaaagcagACTAGAGACACGATGGAAAGCACATGAAAGAGAGAGATGCAATAGGCCTGTTCAGACCGCAAAGGCTGCAGAGAAGGTTCTTGCATTGGCAGGAGAAAGATTATGCAAAGGGTCAGGAAGGATGCCACTGCTGAACACGCAAAGTGAGAGTAACCAGCGATGAGGCTGGGTAGTGCAAGTCCATGAATTGACTGACTTGTACAGTCAGAGAAGTTTGAAAAGCACTTTATGTACAAAAGtctttgccctgaagaacttacaatctagtTAATCTTTAACAATTAGAGCAATTTTTAAATGCTCCTGAAACGAATGGGGAGTAAAGTAATTTGAAGATGGAAGCAGCTGTTCTTCCCTGTATGTGCCACAGCGCTGGCATCATCACTCTCCAGTGCTGAAGTTTGGAGAGCCAGGACTTGAGGAGGTCAGGGGAATGAAGTGCAGTCATTTAGATGGAGGCATGAACATGGATCTCAGCCACGGTGGGCAGAAGGACATAGTGCCCAGGGGCATTGTTGCCTAGATGGCAACAGGCAGCATTGCAGAGACAGGGAATGTGGAAAAAGGAAAGCTGAGTGAAGGCTGAAGCCAAAGTTACTGAGAACAGAGGTCTGAATGCAGGGGAGAGAAAGGAGATGCAGCTGGGCTTGAGAAGTGTCCTCTTGCCAAGTGGACATTCAGGGGAATGCAGGAGAGTTGAAATTACTGGGCAATAAATTTACTAGATCTGTCAGGCAGAGGTCAGATAAGGAGACGTCATTTAAAGCATCAAAAAACTTACATGTCCCCACTTTAAATGTTAACTAATGTTAAAGAGAGAGGGGACATAACCCTAACCAGAGCCAACACCCTGTTTGAGACGAGGTGACTACTACTGCAGTAACATTTAGAGGTGGCAAACCTTGATtaatccagaaaatattagaatgCCTTTCTATAATTCTCCATCCTATTCCTTATGAGTTTAGACTTTTTTTGTACCACAATTGAATTTTTTTGACCAAAGTGGAGGTCCCCATTATGCTGTCTCCAGTGATACCCATATCCCTTTCCTGAGCCAATACAGTTAAATTTAGAATCCAGAAAGATTCACATGTAGTTCAAATTTTATCTTCCAACGCGCAACACTTCGCATTTATCACAAAGGGCTTAACAATGGCAAGAACTATACACACAGTAAGCCTCAAAAGGGCCCTGTGAAGCAGAAAAATATTTCACACATGGTAAACTGAGAAAACAATCAACAAAGCTACCACCAGATACCCTTATTCTCAGTCCTCTGCCTTAACCGAGACCTATTCCTGCTTCTGAGGATGAGAAGAGGACAGTAAGTAAAGAACTGAGTGTTTCGGACTCTGCAATGGCAGGGTCTTGGCAGAGAAGCGAAGCTACCAGTAGAGATAGAGGCTGGAGACATAAGAACAGAATCATGCCAGGGACACGCCTGAACAGCTGTTAGGCTATAGAAGACACCTGAAACAGAGACTGTCCAGGGCAGCCAATGATCAGCTGTGTCTAAGGCACAACTGAAATTAAGGAGAACAAGAAGGGAAGAATCCTCTATCAGTAGAGGGGATCCTATTTATGATGTGGAGAAGGGCAGTGTCCATACTACAAGCACATCACACAGGGCATCTCTCACAGCATTACCCTCCCAGAGCATCACTTCTAATCCAGAACAGTATCACAGCTGCACTCACACCGAGTCCTTACTTGAGCAGCTCCAGAATGCCGATAACTATGTCATTGACGTAACAAAACCCAGAAGCCTGCagtgcaaagaaaataaaatggagtCAAAAGAAAAGCAGCAATGAGCCCAACTCTGAGTGAGAGACAGAAATACTTAGTCTTGTGTCATTACCTCAAACTTCTTGGCATGATGCAGGCCTCCAGCCCAGTTTATTGCAATATCACAGATCTAAGAAAGGAAGAGCAGATTAGCTCAAAGATAAGAGCAACAACCCCAAGTCCAACTGCATGTCAGTATGGACATTAGCCCTGCCCCCACATTGTGGCTCACAATTATTATTTTTGCCCCTTTCTCCTCACCCATCCAGTCCCTTCAGATACCCTGCTATCTGTCATCCAGTCAAGCTATGTAAGCTGTACTAAATCAGTGTTTGCAATCAgtcagagtgggggcagggggaaatccAAGGGATTCCCTCACAAATTAACAGATAGGTGACACCGAGTTGGTATTTTTACAATAAGTATATGTAGCATAGATTATTTTAGGAACTCCATCCCCCACAGCAGACAGTTGGCATGTCAGTGTTCAAAGAGGACAAGCATATCAGCTCAGAGTTACCTTGTTGTTCAGTTGCGTTGCTCCCTGCAGTGAGGCCCCAGTATAGCGAGAGCAAAATTCAAAAAGGCCCGGGAACACTGGGCTGCAAAAAGAGAACACAACATTCAAACAGAACAGAACCTCCCGACTTCAGATACACGTCTCCAGGATTAAGACCAAAACAAAACTCTCAGTGACCATTAGACAAATAATATCAAAATGCAGTCTCTGCTAGAGAAATGTTAATTTGGGGTCATTCTGACCCTGTTCACTACAGACTACATATCACTAGGCAACATTACACCATCCTTTGCAAACACTATGGAGAACTTGGTGGATTTGATAATAATTACAAGAAACTTTCAAGTTAGTCTGGAACAATCTTGTTCACCATATACTCCAGATCTGGAGAATGGGAAACATACAGACTAAACCCTGCCTTCTACCATGCTAATGCATATATGGGGACAGGTCCTGGACAGAGAAGATACAAGGCATCCTATGTAAGGGAGAGGGCAGGACTTCACAACAAAATAACAACAACAGGGAACTTGGCTGTCCAAGACATCTATTCACACACCATATTCCCatggattgcctagggaagttgtggaatctccatctctggagatatttaagagtaggttagataaatgtctatcagggatggtttagacagtatttggtcctgccatgagggcaggggactggactcgatgacctctcgaggtcccttccagtcctagagtctatgagtctatgagtctatggggtTGTAATCTGTTAGTTTGAAGATGCTCCCCAGCCATTCATCTACCTACTGAATAGACAGTTGTGAGCAATAAATTGTATCCAGGGATGCACAATGCTCTTGCTCAGAGTACCAAAGTATGTCTCATCTCCATCATGCAATCCCCCTCTAGCCAGAAGGCTCGCTACGGCAGAAGAACTCCTTTACTCATTCTCAGTGACTCACAGCATGCACACATTAACAAGGGCAAGTCATAACATATCAATGTGCGCACACAATCTaccagaaataaaatataaacctCAAATCTGTTGCTTCCATGTGTTTCACTTGTTAACAGGCCCCAGAGCTTGTACCTGACCACACTGTTTTCACAAAAGCAGAACTACAGTCAAATTAACCCAATGAGAGGATTGGCTGAGGGAGAAAGCAAATACCACCGCCACAGGAGTGCAGGCCAGGGAGGTGTATGAAAAACGTGTTATATCGTCACCAATGGTTGACAAGAATGACAGATAAGCTCACCCTAAAGTAGGTGGCAGCCTGACCTGTGTCTACAGCACTTTGTAGTCCTGCAAATAGCTGAAACACCCAGCAGACTGTGTATTTAAGAACACTGAGCTTGTTCAGTTTGGAGAAAAGGAGACTATGGAAAGGCAAGGATAGCAGCTTCTGCCTCCCACAGCTAAATCTCATCACTTCTCATCCTGTCCTCACTTATTAGTGGGAATACTAGTATACAGAGACTGCACTGTTATCCTATTATTTATTGCTtgaggtcaagattttcaaaattgaatAGCGATTTGGGGTGCAAAGTTTGAGACACCGATTTTCAGAGTTTATCTGCACTTTCTGAAAGTCAGAACCTTTAAGTTGTCTCAAGTTTGGCACCCAAAAAACTGAGGCAACCAAAATTagccacctttgaaaatctctgcctGAGTTTTCAAGAGCTAGGAGCCTCATGAAACCAAGTTAAGTTACAGTCCCTAGCATTGAGTTTACCATCTAGATTCAGACCTAACAACTGAAACtcgaagagattaaaaagaggagggagaggaagaagatTTACAGCAATAGCAGTTACTCAACAAGTTGTTTGCAACATCTTGATGGCTCCAGTAGACTGTAGGGCTTTTTaagttaaaaatgtaaaatttataCCACACTGTATTGGAACCATTATGATGCACCCATACCACACCAAACAATCTACTGTAACTCTTGTACTTCCCATTCACCTGCTAGGTGCTAGATACTCACCAGTCATCACCCACATTGAAGGCATTGAGGCTCTTGGTGAATCCTTGCATGTTGTTGGGACTCACCCTCTGCAGGAAGTCTATATAATCCTCTGAGTGGAAGCGACACATATCGTGCTGGGATGCCTGGTATGGTTTAAAAACCTCAAAGAGAAGGACACACAACAGTTATTTCCTGCTCAGAGTTAGGTTTACCTTGGCTACCACAAATCTCACCACTAAATTAACTCCAAATAGACAAATACCCCAAATCACTGTGTCagtctaaaaatgttaaactgaGCACATAGTTGAGCAAGTGTCAtgcaaattttaaataaaaagtgatcCGGAAAGTAGGGACTGATTCAAGAGATGGTGTCCACAACAATATGAATTTGCCAACATTGCATTTTTTTCATATTAAAGTACGCTTTTAATTAAGTTAACAATCAAGAATACTATATATTGTTAGGatacagatattcaggcctgtctgcaaagacctatactttaagaatttaggtgtattcttatcacttagctagttatagaggtataaaagagagaatcaaaatcactgtctgtgtaaaggccttcttttactgtgacaggctaaggccttcagctaagatgtagttaggcagccataagctgggaagtgtatggtcacatcctcacattccaaactagtcacattgaaataaggtgctattgggctgttaggaatacagtcctgtcccgatattcctatcacctccagagcctAGAAGattgcatcctgtctggcaagaactcacttatcaatagacacagctggataTGTCTGTAtaaatgtagttgtgaaatcctcacttctgtattgttttgtatgtttatttgcatggtctctgtttGGTTTTGTAATTGTTTCAGTCTACTGTACAGGACCAGCGCCagtgtttttagtgccctaggcgcaagGCCATTTCGTCGCCCGGcacgctgctcccgtggctccggtggagctgccgcaggcgtgcctgcgggaggtccaccggagccacgggaccagcagaccctccgcaggcatgcctgtggcaggtcaaccagagccgcTTGCCgctccccaataatcctggcaccctaggcgattgcctaggtcgcctaaacggAAGTGTCGGCCCTGCTACTGTATAATTAATCTGTTGGGTGttaaccaattaaggtggtgggatataattggttaaataaccatgttacaatatgttaggattggttagttaaatttcagtaaaatgattggttaaggaatagctaagcaaaacgcaggttttactatatagtctgcagtcattCGGGGGGGCGGGAAACGGGAATAGGGACTGGGGGAACTGAGATCATGTTCTGCTAAAAGGGAAaatgggaagggggatgggaacaggaacagggacacaggcaaggctctgtggtgtcagagctgagaagggggacactaaggaaggaaattggaatcatgcttgctggaagttcaccccaataaacatcgaattgtttgcgcctttggacttcgggtattgttgctctctgttcatgcgagaaggaccagggaagtaagacGGTGAAGGAATAAACTCCCTAACATATATGTATGAGAGTAAATTAAGCTGCTCTGAGATAAAGAAAGGCAAAACTTAAGGTTCTGATTAATCTGTCTCTAATTAAAATGTATACTTTTAACAAAATTAAGaaagttttgctttttgaaaaagTTGGAGAAAGCTTGCAGCTTGTGTCCATGGGGAAATGTATTCACATAACTATAGAGgtataactccctgtgtggacacggttattctggaataagagtgtcctcACAGGGAGTTATACCGCTATAGCTATATGGGTATAATTATACTGTTATGATTATTCTGGTAATCTATGGAAACATGCAACTACAGAGCACTACTGGCAAATACCCACAAAAAGAGTTTGTTAAACTGGCTTTAAGAATAATAAAGTATCAAACTTTTAACCTGaaagaacattattttaaaaagaaagattagAGAGCCAGGAAGTTaaacaatttacatttaaaaaacccaaacattggaAGTTTGGGAATTCACGGTTAAGAATACCACATATACTTGATTATAAGCCGGTTCGGTGTAAGCCGCCTCGCCCccacaagatggataagtaaaaatggaaattttttatgaCCTATTCATgagctgaccctataattcaggtgTTGGCAAactctggctcccaggccatcaggataagccactggtgggccgagATAGTTTGTTTACTTCGAGCATtcacaggcacggaggtaaacctaagtaaacaaagtctCTCAGCCCGGGGGGGAGAAGCTGGCGGTCAGGGGAATAACCCATGACCACCTCCCACATGATCCCACTCCTAGCCTGGGAC
The DNA window shown above is from Gopherus flavomarginatus isolate rGopFla2 chromosome 7, rGopFla2.mat.asm, whole genome shotgun sequence and carries:
- the HDAC3 gene encoding histone deacetylase 3 isoform X2, encoding MAKTVAYFYDPDVGNFHYGAGHPMKPHRLALTHSLVLHYGLYKKMIVFKPYQASQHDMCRFHSEDYIDFLQRVSPNNMQGFTKSLNAFNVGDDCPVFPGLFEFCSRYTGASLQGATQLNNKICDIAINWAGGLHHAKKFEASGFCYVNDIVIGILELLKYHPRVLYIDIDIHHGDGVQEAFYLTDRVMTVSFHKYGNYFFPGTGDMYEVGAESGRYYCLNVPLRDGIDDQSYKHLFQPVINQVVDYYQPTCIVLQCGADSLGCDRLGCFNLSIRGHGECVEYVKSFNIPLLVLGGGGYTVRNVARCWTYETSLLVDEAISEELPYSEYFEYFAPDFTLHPDVSTRIENQNTRQIL
- the HDAC3 gene encoding histone deacetylase 3 isoform X1 — its product is MAKTVAYFYDPDVGNFHYGAGHPMKPHRLALTHSLVLHYGLYKKMIVFKPYQASQHDMCRFHSEDYIDFLQRVSPNNMQGFTKSLNAFNVGDDCPVFPGLFEFCSRYTGASLQGATQLNNKICDIAINWAGGLHHAKKFEASGFCYVNDIVIGILELLKYHPRVLYIDIDIHHGDGVQEAFYLTDRVMTVSFHKYGNYFFPGTGDMYEVGAESGRYYCLNVPLRDGIDDQSYKHLFQPVINQVVDYYQPTCIVLQCGADSLGCDRLGCFNLSIRGHGECVEYVKSFNIPLLVLGGGGYTVRNVARCWTYETSLLVDEAISEELPYSEYFEYFAPDFTLHPDVSTRIENQNTRQYLDQIRQTISENLKMLNHAPSVQIHDVPSDLLSYDRADEPDPEERGSEENYNRPEASNEFYDGDHDNDKESDVEI